The Lycium barbarum isolate Lr01 chromosome 11, ASM1917538v2, whole genome shotgun sequence genome contains the following window.
gatcagatgatctattttttCCTTCGGGAATTCAAAGAAATTTgacacatctagatgcatgggctcaacattatcttcaaaaataaaatttgcttcgacATTCTTTTTTGCtcttttgagggaggcttgataaaGCTCAACTAgatgctttggcgtacgacaggtacgtgaccaatgcccctttcctccacatcgaCAGCATTTTTTTTCTGAATCTTTCTTTTGCACagtttcatgcttttcatccttcttttgacactgctggtggtgaagggtattatttggtgcaagttgagaatcatgattaaaatttcttcctCGACTAcggccatgaccacgactggggtcacgacctcttccacgcctagaatggcaaAAATAttcctcattcacttcagggaatggggcagtaccagtaggtcggctttcatgattttttatTAATAGTTCATTacgttgttcagccactagaagatgtgaaattagttcagaatatttcttgaacctcatctctcggtattgctgctgcaggagcatactcgaggcagaaaaagtggagaatgttttctccagcatatcatgatcagtaatattttcactacataatttcaattgaaaaataattttaaacatggcagaATTATACGCACAGATagttttaaaatcttgtagcctcaAATGgatccaatcaaaacgtgcttgcgGAAGTacgaccatcttcaggtggtcaaaTCTATCTTTCAAATTTTTTCACAgtgtaagaggatctttaacaatGAGATATTCCAGTTTTAAGTTCTAATCaagatgatggcggaggaatatcattgccttggcacggtcttgaTTTGATGCCtaatttttatctttgatggtgtctgccagatCCATCGCATCAAGGTGAATTTCGGCATCAAGAACCCAAGATAgatagctattgccggatatatccAAGGCAACAAATTCAAGTTTAGAAAGATTCGCCAttaattaagaaaaaagaaaaatcaataccttcgaggattttaaagtatttgctcgagatggcagagtctcgtgctgataacgtgttataaaataaaactaaactTCAAATTAAAAGGCAAAAGATACAGAGAGAGAGATAGGGAACAGTAGTActattaggggtcgtttggtacgtaGACAAAATTATCCGGGGACTAATTTGTACCATCTcttgggactaatttatcccatctaaaATAATCTCAGGATTAATGGGATATTCCATCTTTAAGTTTGAAATGCACTTTATACTTTAtttggtacaaaatataaatttatccataaatttataccttctagcaAATATGGTACAAAATTAATCCCACAGTTAGTGTTGAGATATCTCAGCTAATACtgtgtaccaaacgaccccttactaTTGTTTCTACTAACTTTTATTTGTATATTACTTTCTGTTGTATTCAAATACAAACGAGCTCCTCTATATGTATGAAAGGAAAAAAGCTTCTAGGACAAGTCAAAGAACTTAATATGACCAAACTAACTTTGTGGCCAAGTTATCTACTTGGTGGCCAAGTAAAATAGACATACAATATAATATTTACAACATATATAAGATTGAGGAGTTGGATTTTTAGGGGAATTTAAAGAAAAGGAAGAGCCTGTAGGAGAAAGTTAAACCTAAGTGACGATATCCGGAGTGTTGAAGAGCCAGGCTCCAATGGATGTGGTAGAGGGAAAGCAGTCGGCAGTTGTGTATTTCAGTGGGACGAGCAAGTGGTATGAGGTGTGGTATCGATTCGATCCGAATGCAGAGGTGGTGGCTGAAAATACAAATATTGAACCTGTTGCACGGATGTGTTCCCAACGTGAAATTCAGGGAGGTTGGGCCGTTACTGATAAAGAAGACATCTACTGGGCTGGAGGATTGGATCTCGAACGACTAGGCTCGATAACTTCCAAGCAATTGTTCAAACATATACCTCAGTGTAATACTAATCGATGGCTTAATGAATCTGATTCCAGGAAGCTTCCCCGCCTCACCCCCTTTATCCAACCCCTTGATAGAAAGCTCTATGTTGTTACGACCTCGACAAAAAGACTTGGGAATACCTGAATGCTGATTTCCAGCCTTTTAACAACAACAAGGACTATAAGGCTGCTGTTGGGATAAAAGATGGTTTTTTAAAACTTGTTTGACCCTGCTTCTATTATATTTTTAGATTTAACTAGTGCTGAAATCCTCCGCCAGGACGACCATCCCTCCTTTTCTTTGTGGGGATCCACAGACGGAAATCAGAATGAAGTTGATAGTACCATACTAGACTATGTTTCTGGCCATACGACTGCAGTGTTCCATGAGGATACATTCTATTGGTTCACTTATGACCTGCAATTGCATGGATATGATATTAATCTTAAAACATGGTTCCGCTCACCAAGTCTTATAACACAATTCCCCTCAGTTGAACTAGATGAAGATCCTTTTTTCCCCGTTTTGGTTGATCTCCATAATGGAAAATTCTTGGTGGTTATTAATGATTATCCTGGACGATTAACAATTGCCTCCCTTGTGGTAGCCAAGGTCATTCCCGGAAGCTCTTTACAAGTCTCCGTGGAGAATGTTCAAATTCTATCCTGTGACGATTCTTTTTTTCTCGAAGATGGGAGGCCAGTGTGAGTATTATTTATGGTTTGCCCCTCTTAATTTGCACACATTTGCTTCAATTTGGTAGTTGAATTGGTTCATACGAAACTTCTTTTTTACTGTATGATGGCATTTATAGAATTGTTTTATTTCCTTTTCCACGTTAGAAACTAAAAAAGTATAACATCAGTCTATGttatatgaatcctctatatctaaACTTTTGGAAGTTAAGAGGTCTTAGATCCTTGAACTTGTTCAATTGGTCTATTCGTCTGGTCACTGTATAGAAATATCTCCACGTGAGAAGATCTCATCTGAAATTTCTTTTTTACTGTGTAGAATGGCAGTTCAAGTCAACAAAGAGCGCATTAGGGTTGAAGAGCCTCCAATGGATCTGGTAGAGGGAAGGCAGTCGGCAGTTGTGTATTTCAGTGGGATGATAGATGGGTTTCGGGTGTGGTATCGATTCAATCCGAATGCAGAGGcgggtaaaataaaaaatattgaaCCTGTTGCACAGTTGTATTCCGATCGTGAAATTCAGGGAGGTTGGGCTGTTACTGATGAAGATGATCTCTACTGGGCTGGAGGATTGGATCTCGGATCTGAACCACCGACGTCTTCCAAGCTATTGCTCAAACATAGTCCTATCTTGCTTTCCCCTAGACGATGGCTTCAGGAATCTGATTCCAGGAAGCTTCCCCGCGTCACCCCCTTCATCCAACCCCTTGATAGAAAGCTCTATGTTGTGGCCGGAAGCCAGCACCGCTATTCCGCATCATCAGATTGGACCAAGTGTGGTGAAGTTTACGACCTCGACAAAAAGACTTGGGAATACCTGAATGCCCATTTCCAGCCCTTTAACAACAAGGACTATCAGGCTGCTGTTGGGCTTAAAGATGGTACAAAGATGGGTTTTTATAACTTGTCTGACCCTGCTTCTATTCTATTTTTGGATTTAACTAGTGCTAAAATCCACCATGAAGACCATCCCTCCTTTTCTTTGGGTATCAAAAGTTTGATCACACTATCCCATGTTTCTGCCCGTATGCCTGCAGTGTTCCGTGAGGATACATTCTATTGGTTCACTTATGACCTGCAATTGCATGGATATGATTTTAATCTTAAAACATGGTTCCACTCACCAAGTCTTATAACCCTATTTCCCCCACTTAAACTAGATGATCCTTTTTCCCCCATTTTGGTTGATCTCCATAATGGAAAACTCTTGGTGGTTATTGTTGATCATCCTGGATGATTAACAATTGCCTCCCTTGTGGTGCGCAAGGTCATTTTCGGAAGCTCTTCATGTTTAACCGTCTCCGTGGAGAATGTTCAAACTCTATCCTGTGACGATTCTTTTATTCCTACAGACGGGAGGCCAGAGTGAGTATTATTTATGGTTTGCCCCCCTTAATTCACACATATTTGCTTCAATTTGGTAGTTGAATTGGTTCAGATGAAACTTCTTTTTTACTGTGTGATGGCATTTATAGAATTGTTTTATTTCCTTTCCCACTTTAGAAAACTAAAAAAGTATAACATCAGTCTATGCTTCAATCGCACTCTCCTGTCAGGCTATGTTATATGAATCCTCTATAGCTAAACTTTTGGAAGTTAAGAGGTCTTAGATCCTTGAACTTGTTCAATTGGTCTATTCTTCTGGTCACTGTATAGATCTCCACGAGAGAAGATCTCATTTGAGATTTCTTTTCGAGTAGAATGGCAGTTCAAGTCACAATATGATGCCCATAGTGTCACGTTGCAAAATGGATTGGGACGAATTAAAATGCTGTTCATTCCTGATGATATAGACTTACAAGTCACTTATAAACGCTAAGAAACAAGAAATACTACTTCATTATATCATAACATCTAGTAATGACTTCTGAAATATAGTGTTGTCACATATAACTACTTGGTGCCCCCTCCGTCCTATAAAATTTGTCTCTTTTACTTTCTATCTTATTTTGGGAGAATCGATGGACATATGTGCATGACCTGATCTTCACAGACCTTTACAGTCACTCTTTTCCTCTCCTATCTCGCTCAAGTGATATTTCTCTTATCGACCATCTGCTCTTTTGTTTTTAACAATGCTTACAACGTTTTGCTGCTTCATCTCTTTTATCCATAACTCACCTTGTTGGAAGAACTTTCTTTTGAGCTTTTGCCTTTTGAATGCTGATCATATTCAATGAACAATACTGGAAGAAGTTTAAAATTGAAAAAGATGAGAATATGAGAATAACAGAGGGACAAAGGGACCGACAAATTGGTACAAAGGGAATattgtatttttttaaaagattcTAAAATCATCAGTGCTCACAAAAAGAGAAACAACAGTTCTTGACCTCTTTGTTATTTCCTTAAGGGATTAATGATTATCTGCTGTCTTGTAGGCTTGCCGAGAGTCTAccggaaatagcctctctaccttctcaaggtagaggtaaggtctacgtacattctaccctccccagaccccactttgtgaaatttcactgggtatgttgttgttgttgttgctgctgctgttgtCTTGTAGGCTTCTATCATTGAAATAGTTTCAAGTAAagatggtgtttttttttttttttttttgaaactggtaaagtTGTATTCCTTAGCATTAAGGACGTGCTGGAGACCTCTAAAAAGTTGTTAAGAACAGCCTATAGTACCTGCAAAGAACCTACAAGATCGACTTACTGTTCAGCTTCTTCTATACAATGctttttacaccaaaaataaaatgtaGCAATGCAGCTTCCTTTAACTTTCTGGATGCTGTTAAATTTGTCTTCAAAACATCTTCCATTCCTCTCCCTCCAAATTGTCCACCAGATACATGATGGGATTAATCTCCACCATTTTTTCCGACTCTTACTGCCCCCTCTCCTAATCCAACAGCTTATAAGAGCTGTTGTATGCTCAGGCATAGTCCATTTGATCTCTGTTAGACTGAAGAACAAAGACCATAGCTGGGAAGTGAATTTACAGTGAAGAAACAGATGGCTATTTGTCTCTCCTTTCTCACAGCATAGGAAACACCTGGATGCAAATATTAAACTTCCTTCTCTGTAATCTCTCATTAGTGAGGCAAGCTTTTTTGACAACCAACCAAGTAAAACACTTTAACCTTTGTTGGTGCCATATTTTTCCAAACCTGCTTCCTTGGGCCTAGCCTGATCTGGCTGCAGCCCTACTTCCTTTTTGTAGCTTCTGCTTACAGAAAATTTTCCATCACTGTCATGTTTCCATCTGATGCTGTCAGTAACTGTAGTGGTACCTTTGAAACCTTCAATGACATTCATTAGCTCAACAAACATATTCACTTCCCAATCATTCACATGCCTTCTAAATGTGATATCCCCACCCTTTTTGAGACCAACTATCAGCCACTGTAACATTAGGTACGGAGCTGATATTGAATAAATCTGGGAAGGTCTGCATCAAAGTCACTTGGCCAATCCATTGAATTCAGCTCCCACCCTATAGGATATGTTCTCTGTTAGTTTGGGCCAGAGGTTCCTAACGGTTCTCCATACCGAGGTTCCTAATGGTTCTTCATACCGAGGTTCCTAATTGTTCTCCATACGAGGTTCCATAAGTGCTAGTGACATTACCAGTACACCAATGGTTTGTCTGCCCATCTATCTATATATGATAGGAGAGGCAAAACAATGTTGGGATGACAAGTGTCATCACcataaattttcaattttaaaataccaaaaaaaaaaatgcaaattcaCAAAAAACtgcaaaaatttaaaaaacaaatgccAATTCAGTTATTGATATTAATGTCGTGACTTCAAATTCAACTTTCCCTAAAACCGCACCATCACCTTTGCCTCT
Protein-coding sequences here:
- the LOC132617400 gene encoding uncharacterized protein LOC132617400; this encodes MAVQVNKERIRVEEPPMDLVEGRQSAVVYFSGMIDGFRVWYRFNPNAEAGKIKNIEPVAQLYSDREIQGGWAVTDEDDLYWAGGLDLGSEPPTSSKLLLKHSPILLSPRRWLQESDSRKLPRVTPFIQPLDRKLYVVAGSQHRYSASSDWTKCGEVYDLDKKTWEYLNAHFQPFNNKDYQAAVGLKDGTKMGFYNLSDPASILFLDLTSAKIHHEDHPSFSLGIKSLITLSHVSARMPAVFREDTFYWFTYDLQLHGYDFNLKTWFHSPSLITLFPPLKLDDPFSPILVDLHNGKLLVVIVDHPG